One Cucumis sativus cultivar 9930 chromosome 1, Cucumber_9930_V3, whole genome shotgun sequence DNA segment encodes these proteins:
- the LOC101217349 gene encoding protein LATERAL ROOT PRIMORDIUM 1, which yields MWPSSRPLTIGYNHTPAPTPDMVGLMASGFGVGVSVLPLLSGLAPSSVGIEEANLMISRGGGGDDGGGGIQFNGNNLDGFGILGGGSSLNSGVGTCHDCGNQAKKDCSHRRCRSCCKSRGFDCSTHVKSTWVPAARRRERQMMGAASDAAAGGTSSGSTSGGKKPRLIASQTTTNSHTSTSNTPTPSFDASSAADMSSKKAKKLPEQIRAPAVFKCVRVTAVEGGTSGGGNEYAYQAVVKIGGHVFKGYLYDHGVEARDGFPMMSNLHLGDGGSTSSPVIDPADVYGSSTTRGGGLAGGSGYGNSIN from the exons ATGTGGCCCTCATCCAGACCCCTCACCATCGGTTATAACCACACGCCGGCGCCGACGCCGGACATGGTGGGTCTCATGGCCTCAGGCTTCGGAGTTGGCGTTAGCGTTTTGCCTCTGCTTTCAGGCCTCGCGCCGTCAAGTGTAGGAATTGAAGAAGCTAATTTAATGATCAGCCGTGGTGGTGGCGGCGACGACGGTGGCGGCGGAATTCAATTCAATGGGAATAATTTAGATGGGTTTGGGATTTTGGGAGGTGGGTCGAGTTTGAATTCCGGGGTCGGAACTTGCCATGATTGTGGGAACCAAGCCAAGAAAGATTGTAGTCACCGGCGGTGCAGAAGCTGCTGTAAAAGCCGTGGGTTTGATTGTTCAACTCACGTGAAAAGCACGTGGGTGCCAGCAGCTCGAAGGAGAGAACGTCAGATGATGGGCGCAGCGTCGGATGCAGCGGCCGGTGGGACCTCGTCGGGGTCTACGTCCGGCGGGAAGAAGCCGAGGTTGATTGCTTCACAGACGACTACTAATTCTCATACTTCCACTTCAAATACTCCAACACCAAGCTTTGACGCTTCCTCAg CCGCTGATATGAGTAGTAAAAAGGCAAAAAAGCTGCCGGAACAAATCCGAGCGCCTGCGGTGTTCAAATGCGTGCGGGTAACAGCAGTGGAGGGTGGCACTAGCGGCGGAGGGAATGAATATGCATATCAAGCCGTCGTTAAGATCGGCGGCCATGTTTTTAAAGGTTATTTGTACGACCATGGAGTAGAAGCTAGAGATGGGTTTCCGATGATGTCGAATTTGCATCTTGGAGATGGCGGTTCAACTTCGTCACCGGTCATTGATCCTGCTGATGTTTACGGCAGCTCCACCACCCGCGGTGGGGGACTGGCTGGAGGCTCCGGCTATGGTAATTCCATAAATTGA